A genome region from Chiroxiphia lanceolata isolate bChiLan1 chromosome 5, bChiLan1.pri, whole genome shotgun sequence includes the following:
- the CNOT4 gene encoding CCR4-NOT transcription complex subunit 4 isoform X4, with translation MSRSPDAKEDPVECPLCMEPLEIDDINFFPCTCGYQICRFCWHRIRTDENGLCPACRKPYPEDPAVYKPLSQEELQRIKNEKKQKQNERKQKISENRKHLASVRVVQKNLVFVVGLSQRLADPEVLKRPEYFGKFGKIHKVVINNSTSYAGSQGPSASAYVTYIRSEDALRAIQCVNNVVVDGRTLKASLGTTKYCSYFLKNMQCPKPDCMYLHELGDEAASFTKEEMQAGKHQEYEQKLLQELYKLNPNFLQLSTGTVDKNKNKVTALQSPIDKPSDSLSIGNGDSSQQITNSDTPSPPPGLTKPNPVIPISSSNHSARSPFEGAVTESQSLFSDNFRHPNPIPSGLPPFPSSPQTSSDWPTAPEPQSLFTSETIPVSSSTDWQAAFGFGSSKQQEDDLGFDPFDITRKALADLIEKELSVQDQPSLSPTSLQNPTPHTTTAKGPGSGFLHPAAPTNANSLSSTFPVMPQRFPQFQQHRAVYNSFSFPGQAARYPWMAFPRNSIMHLNHTANPTSNSNFLDLNLPPQHSTGLGGIPISDNSSSVESLNMKEWQDGLRALLPNININFGGLPNASSPSNANHSVPTSNTATTDSLNWDSPGSWMDPAIITGIPASTGNSLDTLQDDNPPHWLKSLQALTEVDGPSAAPSQTHHSNPFGTQIPLHRASWNPYSPPSNPTSFHSPPPGFQTAFRPPSKTPTDLLQSSALDRH, from the exons CCTTACCCAGAAGACCCAGCAGTGTACAAACCACTCTCccaggaagagctgcagaggaTAAAAAAcgaaaagaaacagaaacaaaatgagaggaaacagAAGATATCAGAGAATCGCAAACATTTGGCCAGTGTACGGGTTGTACAGAAGAACCTTGTCTTTGTGGTAGGGCTATCTCAGCGCCTAGCAGATCCAGAG gTGTTGAAACGACCAGAATATTTTGGGAAGTTTGGTAAAATACACAAAGTTGTCATTAATAACAGCACGTCATATGCAGGCTCACAG GGTCCAAGTGCCAGTGCATATGTAACCTACATCCGGTCAGAAGATGCCCTCAGAGCCATACAGTGTGTCAATAATGTGGTGGTAGACGGCAGAACACTTAAg gcaTCGTTAGGTACAACAAAATATTGcagttattttctaaaaaatatgCAGTGTCCAAAACCAGACTGCATGTATCTACATGAACTAGGCGATGAAGCAGCCAGTttcacaaaagaagaaatgcag GCGGGTAAGCACCAGGAATATGAACAGAAACTACTGCAAGAATTATACAAACTAAACCCCAACTTTCTCCAGTTATCTACGGGTACAGTTGACAAGAACAAGAACAAAgtgacagcactgcagag CCCTATCGATAAACCTTCAGATTCCCTCAGTATAGGAAATGGTGACAGCTCTCAGCAG ATAACAAACAGTGACACACCTTCACCACCTCCTGGTTTAACAAAACCCAATCCAGTTATACCCATCAGTTCATCTAATCACAGTGCACGGTCTCCTTTTGAAGGGGCTGTAACAGAATCACAGTCACTCTTCTCTGACAACTTCCGGCACCCTAATCCCATCCCTAGTGGGCTTCCTCCATTCCCCAGCTCTCCACAGACTTCAAGTGACTGGCCCACAGCACCAGAACCACAGAGCCTCTTCACATCAG AAACTATACCAGTATCCTCCTCCACAGACTGGCAAGcagcttttgggtttggttCCTCCAAACAGCAAGAGGACGACTTAGGGTTTGACCCCTTTGACATCACCCGCAAAGCCTTAGCAGACCTGATTGAGAAGGAACTGTCAGTCCAAGACCAACCTTCCCTTTCGCCCACATCTCTTCAGAACCCTACCCCACACACTACAACTGCCAAAGGGCCAGGCTCTGGATTCCTGCATCCTGCTGCACCCACAAATGCCAACTCTCTCAGTAGCACCTTTCCAGTCATGCCACAGAGGTTCCCACAGTTTCAGCAACATCGAGCAGTTTACAACTCCTTCAGTTTTCCAGGCCAAGCAGCTCGCTATCCTTGGATGGCCTTCCCACGCAATAGCATCATGCACTTGAACCACACAGCAAATCCCACCTCAAATAGTAATTTCTTGGACTTGAATCTCCCACCACAACACAGCACAGGTCTGGGAGGGATCCCTATATCAG ACAACAGCAGTTCTGTAGAGAGTTTAAATATGAAGGAATGGCAGGACGGGCTAAGGGCACTTCTACCGAACATTAACATCAACTTTGGTGGACTGCCCAATGCTTCTTCCCCCTCCAACGCCAACCACAGTGTACCAACGTCCAACACTGCCACCACCGACAGCCTGAATTGGgacagccctggcagctggaTGGACCCCGCAATCATCACAG GTATCCCAGCCTCCACAGGAAACAGTTTAGACACCCTTCAAGATGACAATCCTCCACATTGGCTAAAATCTCTTCAGGCCCTCACAGAGGTGGACGGCCCCAGTGCAGCGCCATCACAGACGCACCACAGTAACCCCTTCGGCACACAGATCCCTCTGCACAGAGCCAGTTGGAATCCCTACTCTCCTCCTTCAAACCCCACCAGCTTCCATTCCCCACCTCCAGGCTTTCAGACAGCCTTCAGACCCCCCAGTAAAACCCCCACAGATCTACTACAGAGCTCAGCGCTGGATCGTCAttag
- the CNOT4 gene encoding CCR4-NOT transcription complex subunit 4 isoform X5 — MSRSPDAKEDPVECPLCMEPLEIDDINFFPCTCGYQICRFCWHRIRTDENGLCPACRKPYPEDPAVYKPLSQEELQRIKNEKKQKQNERKQKISENRKHLASVRVVQKNLVFVVGLSQRLADPEVLKRPEYFGKFGKIHKVVINNSTSYAGSQGPSASAYVTYIRSEDALRAIQCVNNVVVDGRTLKASLGTTKYCSYFLKNMQCPKPDCMYLHELGDEAASFTKEEMQAGKHQEYEQKLLQELYKLNPNFLQLSTGTVDKNKNKVTALQRYDAPNNNNKDAWPSLQSSSKSANGLTMEHRKTPPILENGTDPEHMTPDGADSDFGPIDKPSDSLSIGNGDSSQQITNSDTPSPPPGLTKPNPVIPISSSNHSARSPFEGAVTESQSLFSDNFRHPNPIPSGLPPFPSSPQTSSDWPTAPEPQSLFTSETIPVSSSTDWQAAFGFGSSKQQEDDLGFDPFDITRKALADLIEKELSVQDQPSLSPTSLQNPTPHTTTAKGPGSGFLHPAAPTNANSLSSTFPVMPQRFPQFQQHRAVYNSFSFPGQAARYPWMAFPRNSIMHLNHTANPTSNSNFLDLNLPPQHSTGLGGIPISGIPASTGNSLDTLQDDNPPHWLKSLQALTEVDGPSAAPSQTHHSNPFGTQIPLHRASWNPYSPPSNPTSFHSPPPGFQTAFRPPSKTPTDLLQSSALDRH; from the exons CCTTACCCAGAAGACCCAGCAGTGTACAAACCACTCTCccaggaagagctgcagaggaTAAAAAAcgaaaagaaacagaaacaaaatgagaggaaacagAAGATATCAGAGAATCGCAAACATTTGGCCAGTGTACGGGTTGTACAGAAGAACCTTGTCTTTGTGGTAGGGCTATCTCAGCGCCTAGCAGATCCAGAG gTGTTGAAACGACCAGAATATTTTGGGAAGTTTGGTAAAATACACAAAGTTGTCATTAATAACAGCACGTCATATGCAGGCTCACAG GGTCCAAGTGCCAGTGCATATGTAACCTACATCCGGTCAGAAGATGCCCTCAGAGCCATACAGTGTGTCAATAATGTGGTGGTAGACGGCAGAACACTTAAg gcaTCGTTAGGTACAACAAAATATTGcagttattttctaaaaaatatgCAGTGTCCAAAACCAGACTGCATGTATCTACATGAACTAGGCGATGAAGCAGCCAGTttcacaaaagaagaaatgcag GCGGGTAAGCACCAGGAATATGAACAGAAACTACTGCAAGAATTATACAAACTAAACCCCAACTTTCTCCAGTTATCTACGGGTACAGTTGACAAGAACAAGAACAAAgtgacagcactgcagaggtATGATGC ACCCAACAATAATAACAAAGATGCCTGGCCATCATTACAGAGTTCAAGTAAATCAGCCAACGGTTTAACAATGGAACACAGGAAAACGCCTCCCATATTAGAAAATGGCACAGACCCAGAACACATGACTCCAGATGGTGCAGACTCAGATTTCGG CCCTATCGATAAACCTTCAGATTCCCTCAGTATAGGAAATGGTGACAGCTCTCAGCAG ATAACAAACAGTGACACACCTTCACCACCTCCTGGTTTAACAAAACCCAATCCAGTTATACCCATCAGTTCATCTAATCACAGTGCACGGTCTCCTTTTGAAGGGGCTGTAACAGAATCACAGTCACTCTTCTCTGACAACTTCCGGCACCCTAATCCCATCCCTAGTGGGCTTCCTCCATTCCCCAGCTCTCCACAGACTTCAAGTGACTGGCCCACAGCACCAGAACCACAGAGCCTCTTCACATCAG AAACTATACCAGTATCCTCCTCCACAGACTGGCAAGcagcttttgggtttggttCCTCCAAACAGCAAGAGGACGACTTAGGGTTTGACCCCTTTGACATCACCCGCAAAGCCTTAGCAGACCTGATTGAGAAGGAACTGTCAGTCCAAGACCAACCTTCCCTTTCGCCCACATCTCTTCAGAACCCTACCCCACACACTACAACTGCCAAAGGGCCAGGCTCTGGATTCCTGCATCCTGCTGCACCCACAAATGCCAACTCTCTCAGTAGCACCTTTCCAGTCATGCCACAGAGGTTCCCACAGTTTCAGCAACATCGAGCAGTTTACAACTCCTTCAGTTTTCCAGGCCAAGCAGCTCGCTATCCTTGGATGGCCTTCCCACGCAATAGCATCATGCACTTGAACCACACAGCAAATCCCACCTCAAATAGTAATTTCTTGGACTTGAATCTCCCACCACAACACAGCACAGGTCTGGGAGGGATCCCTATATCAG GTATCCCAGCCTCCACAGGAAACAGTTTAGACACCCTTCAAGATGACAATCCTCCACATTGGCTAAAATCTCTTCAGGCCCTCACAGAGGTGGACGGCCCCAGTGCAGCGCCATCACAGACGCACCACAGTAACCCCTTCGGCACACAGATCCCTCTGCACAGAGCCAGTTGGAATCCCTACTCTCCTCCTTCAAACCCCACCAGCTTCCATTCCCCACCTCCAGGCTTTCAGACAGCCTTCAGACCCCCCAGTAAAACCCCCACAGATCTACTACAGAGCTCAGCGCTGGATCGTCAttag
- the CNOT4 gene encoding CCR4-NOT transcription complex subunit 4 isoform X3: MSRSPDAKEDPVECPLCMEPLEIDDINFFPCTCGYQICRFCWHRIRTDENGLCPACRKPYPEDPAVYKPLSQEELQRIKNEKKQKQNERKQKISENRKHLASVRVVQKNLVFVVGLSQRLADPEVLKRPEYFGKFGKIHKVVINNSTSYAGSQGPSASAYVTYIRSEDALRAIQCVNNVVVDGRTLKASLGTTKYCSYFLKNMQCPKPDCMYLHELGDEAASFTKEEMQAGKHQEYEQKLLQELYKLNPNFLQLSTGTVDKNKNKVTALQRYDAPIDKPSDSLSIGNGDSSQQITNSDTPSPPPGLTKPNPVIPISSSNHSARSPFEGAVTESQSLFSDNFRHPNPIPSGLPPFPSSPQTSSDWPTAPEPQSLFTSETIPVSSSTDWQAAFGFGSSKQQEDDLGFDPFDITRKALADLIEKELSVQDQPSLSPTSLQNPTPHTTTAKGPGSGFLHPAAPTNANSLSSTFPVMPQRFPQFQQHRAVYNSFSFPGQAARYPWMAFPRNSIMHLNHTANPTSNSNFLDLNLPPQHSTGLGGIPISDNSSSVESLNMKEWQDGLRALLPNININFGGLPNASSPSNANHSVPTSNTATTDSLNWDSPGSWMDPAIITGIPASTGNSLDTLQDDNPPHWLKSLQALTEVDGPSAAPSQTHHSNPFGTQIPLHRASWNPYSPPSNPTSFHSPPPGFQTAFRPPSKTPTDLLQSSALDRH, translated from the exons CCTTACCCAGAAGACCCAGCAGTGTACAAACCACTCTCccaggaagagctgcagaggaTAAAAAAcgaaaagaaacagaaacaaaatgagaggaaacagAAGATATCAGAGAATCGCAAACATTTGGCCAGTGTACGGGTTGTACAGAAGAACCTTGTCTTTGTGGTAGGGCTATCTCAGCGCCTAGCAGATCCAGAG gTGTTGAAACGACCAGAATATTTTGGGAAGTTTGGTAAAATACACAAAGTTGTCATTAATAACAGCACGTCATATGCAGGCTCACAG GGTCCAAGTGCCAGTGCATATGTAACCTACATCCGGTCAGAAGATGCCCTCAGAGCCATACAGTGTGTCAATAATGTGGTGGTAGACGGCAGAACACTTAAg gcaTCGTTAGGTACAACAAAATATTGcagttattttctaaaaaatatgCAGTGTCCAAAACCAGACTGCATGTATCTACATGAACTAGGCGATGAAGCAGCCAGTttcacaaaagaagaaatgcag GCGGGTAAGCACCAGGAATATGAACAGAAACTACTGCAAGAATTATACAAACTAAACCCCAACTTTCTCCAGTTATCTACGGGTACAGTTGACAAGAACAAGAACAAAgtgacagcactgcagaggtATGATGC CCCTATCGATAAACCTTCAGATTCCCTCAGTATAGGAAATGGTGACAGCTCTCAGCAG ATAACAAACAGTGACACACCTTCACCACCTCCTGGTTTAACAAAACCCAATCCAGTTATACCCATCAGTTCATCTAATCACAGTGCACGGTCTCCTTTTGAAGGGGCTGTAACAGAATCACAGTCACTCTTCTCTGACAACTTCCGGCACCCTAATCCCATCCCTAGTGGGCTTCCTCCATTCCCCAGCTCTCCACAGACTTCAAGTGACTGGCCCACAGCACCAGAACCACAGAGCCTCTTCACATCAG AAACTATACCAGTATCCTCCTCCACAGACTGGCAAGcagcttttgggtttggttCCTCCAAACAGCAAGAGGACGACTTAGGGTTTGACCCCTTTGACATCACCCGCAAAGCCTTAGCAGACCTGATTGAGAAGGAACTGTCAGTCCAAGACCAACCTTCCCTTTCGCCCACATCTCTTCAGAACCCTACCCCACACACTACAACTGCCAAAGGGCCAGGCTCTGGATTCCTGCATCCTGCTGCACCCACAAATGCCAACTCTCTCAGTAGCACCTTTCCAGTCATGCCACAGAGGTTCCCACAGTTTCAGCAACATCGAGCAGTTTACAACTCCTTCAGTTTTCCAGGCCAAGCAGCTCGCTATCCTTGGATGGCCTTCCCACGCAATAGCATCATGCACTTGAACCACACAGCAAATCCCACCTCAAATAGTAATTTCTTGGACTTGAATCTCCCACCACAACACAGCACAGGTCTGGGAGGGATCCCTATATCAG ACAACAGCAGTTCTGTAGAGAGTTTAAATATGAAGGAATGGCAGGACGGGCTAAGGGCACTTCTACCGAACATTAACATCAACTTTGGTGGACTGCCCAATGCTTCTTCCCCCTCCAACGCCAACCACAGTGTACCAACGTCCAACACTGCCACCACCGACAGCCTGAATTGGgacagccctggcagctggaTGGACCCCGCAATCATCACAG GTATCCCAGCCTCCACAGGAAACAGTTTAGACACCCTTCAAGATGACAATCCTCCACATTGGCTAAAATCTCTTCAGGCCCTCACAGAGGTGGACGGCCCCAGTGCAGCGCCATCACAGACGCACCACAGTAACCCCTTCGGCACACAGATCCCTCTGCACAGAGCCAGTTGGAATCCCTACTCTCCTCCTTCAAACCCCACCAGCTTCCATTCCCCACCTCCAGGCTTTCAGACAGCCTTCAGACCCCCCAGTAAAACCCCCACAGATCTACTACAGAGCTCAGCGCTGGATCGTCAttag
- the CNOT4 gene encoding CCR4-NOT transcription complex subunit 4 isoform X6, giving the protein MSRSPDAKEDPVECPLCMEPLEIDDINFFPCTCGYQICRFCWHRIRTDENGLCPACRKPYPEDPAVYKPLSQEELQRIKNEKKQKQNERKQKISENRKHLASVRVVQKNLVFVVGLSQRLADPEVLKRPEYFGKFGKIHKVVINNSTSYAGSQGPSASAYVTYIRSEDALRAIQCVNNVVVDGRTLKASLGTTKYCSYFLKNMQCPKPDCMYLHELGDEAASFTKEEMQAGKHQEYEQKLLQELYKLNPNFLQLSTGTVDKNKNKVTALQRYDAPIDKPSDSLSIGNGDSSQQITNSDTPSPPPGLTKPNPVIPISSSNHSARSPFEGAVTESQSLFSDNFRHPNPIPSGLPPFPSSPQTSSDWPTAPEPQSLFTSETIPVSSSTDWQAAFGFGSSKQQEDDLGFDPFDITRKALADLIEKELSVQDQPSLSPTSLQNPTPHTTTAKGPGSGFLHPAAPTNANSLSSTFPVMPQRFPQFQQHRAVYNSFSFPGQAARYPWMAFPRNSIMHLNHTANPTSNSNFLDLNLPPQHSTGLGGIPISGIPASTGNSLDTLQDDNPPHWLKSLQALTEVDGPSAAPSQTHHSNPFGTQIPLHRASWNPYSPPSNPTSFHSPPPGFQTAFRPPSKTPTDLLQSSALDRH; this is encoded by the exons CCTTACCCAGAAGACCCAGCAGTGTACAAACCACTCTCccaggaagagctgcagaggaTAAAAAAcgaaaagaaacagaaacaaaatgagaggaaacagAAGATATCAGAGAATCGCAAACATTTGGCCAGTGTACGGGTTGTACAGAAGAACCTTGTCTTTGTGGTAGGGCTATCTCAGCGCCTAGCAGATCCAGAG gTGTTGAAACGACCAGAATATTTTGGGAAGTTTGGTAAAATACACAAAGTTGTCATTAATAACAGCACGTCATATGCAGGCTCACAG GGTCCAAGTGCCAGTGCATATGTAACCTACATCCGGTCAGAAGATGCCCTCAGAGCCATACAGTGTGTCAATAATGTGGTGGTAGACGGCAGAACACTTAAg gcaTCGTTAGGTACAACAAAATATTGcagttattttctaaaaaatatgCAGTGTCCAAAACCAGACTGCATGTATCTACATGAACTAGGCGATGAAGCAGCCAGTttcacaaaagaagaaatgcag GCGGGTAAGCACCAGGAATATGAACAGAAACTACTGCAAGAATTATACAAACTAAACCCCAACTTTCTCCAGTTATCTACGGGTACAGTTGACAAGAACAAGAACAAAgtgacagcactgcagaggtATGATGC CCCTATCGATAAACCTTCAGATTCCCTCAGTATAGGAAATGGTGACAGCTCTCAGCAG ATAACAAACAGTGACACACCTTCACCACCTCCTGGTTTAACAAAACCCAATCCAGTTATACCCATCAGTTCATCTAATCACAGTGCACGGTCTCCTTTTGAAGGGGCTGTAACAGAATCACAGTCACTCTTCTCTGACAACTTCCGGCACCCTAATCCCATCCCTAGTGGGCTTCCTCCATTCCCCAGCTCTCCACAGACTTCAAGTGACTGGCCCACAGCACCAGAACCACAGAGCCTCTTCACATCAG AAACTATACCAGTATCCTCCTCCACAGACTGGCAAGcagcttttgggtttggttCCTCCAAACAGCAAGAGGACGACTTAGGGTTTGACCCCTTTGACATCACCCGCAAAGCCTTAGCAGACCTGATTGAGAAGGAACTGTCAGTCCAAGACCAACCTTCCCTTTCGCCCACATCTCTTCAGAACCCTACCCCACACACTACAACTGCCAAAGGGCCAGGCTCTGGATTCCTGCATCCTGCTGCACCCACAAATGCCAACTCTCTCAGTAGCACCTTTCCAGTCATGCCACAGAGGTTCCCACAGTTTCAGCAACATCGAGCAGTTTACAACTCCTTCAGTTTTCCAGGCCAAGCAGCTCGCTATCCTTGGATGGCCTTCCCACGCAATAGCATCATGCACTTGAACCACACAGCAAATCCCACCTCAAATAGTAATTTCTTGGACTTGAATCTCCCACCACAACACAGCACAGGTCTGGGAGGGATCCCTATATCAG GTATCCCAGCCTCCACAGGAAACAGTTTAGACACCCTTCAAGATGACAATCCTCCACATTGGCTAAAATCTCTTCAGGCCCTCACAGAGGTGGACGGCCCCAGTGCAGCGCCATCACAGACGCACCACAGTAACCCCTTCGGCACACAGATCCCTCTGCACAGAGCCAGTTGGAATCCCTACTCTCCTCCTTCAAACCCCACCAGCTTCCATTCCCCACCTCCAGGCTTTCAGACAGCCTTCAGACCCCCCAGTAAAACCCCCACAGATCTACTACAGAGCTCAGCGCTGGATCGTCAttag
- the CNOT4 gene encoding CCR4-NOT transcription complex subunit 4 isoform X2, which translates to MSRSPDAKEDPVECPLCMEPLEIDDINFFPCTCGYQICRFCWHRIRTDENGLCPACRKPYPEDPAVYKPLSQEELQRIKNEKKQKQNERKQKISENRKHLASVRVVQKNLVFVVGLSQRLADPEVLKRPEYFGKFGKIHKVVINNSTSYAGSQGPSASAYVTYIRSEDALRAIQCVNNVVVDGRTLKASLGTTKYCSYFLKNMQCPKPDCMYLHELGDEAASFTKEEMQAGKHQEYEQKLLQELYKLNPNFLQLSTGTVDKNKNKVTALQRPNNNNKDAWPSLQSSSKSANGLTMEHRKTPPILENGTDPEHMTPDGADSDFGPIDKPSDSLSIGNGDSSQQITNSDTPSPPPGLTKPNPVIPISSSNHSARSPFEGAVTESQSLFSDNFRHPNPIPSGLPPFPSSPQTSSDWPTAPEPQSLFTSETIPVSSSTDWQAAFGFGSSKQQEDDLGFDPFDITRKALADLIEKELSVQDQPSLSPTSLQNPTPHTTTAKGPGSGFLHPAAPTNANSLSSTFPVMPQRFPQFQQHRAVYNSFSFPGQAARYPWMAFPRNSIMHLNHTANPTSNSNFLDLNLPPQHSTGLGGIPISDNSSSVESLNMKEWQDGLRALLPNININFGGLPNASSPSNANHSVPTSNTATTDSLNWDSPGSWMDPAIITGIPASTGNSLDTLQDDNPPHWLKSLQALTEVDGPSAAPSQTHHSNPFGTQIPLHRASWNPYSPPSNPTSFHSPPPGFQTAFRPPSKTPTDLLQSSALDRH; encoded by the exons CCTTACCCAGAAGACCCAGCAGTGTACAAACCACTCTCccaggaagagctgcagaggaTAAAAAAcgaaaagaaacagaaacaaaatgagaggaaacagAAGATATCAGAGAATCGCAAACATTTGGCCAGTGTACGGGTTGTACAGAAGAACCTTGTCTTTGTGGTAGGGCTATCTCAGCGCCTAGCAGATCCAGAG gTGTTGAAACGACCAGAATATTTTGGGAAGTTTGGTAAAATACACAAAGTTGTCATTAATAACAGCACGTCATATGCAGGCTCACAG GGTCCAAGTGCCAGTGCATATGTAACCTACATCCGGTCAGAAGATGCCCTCAGAGCCATACAGTGTGTCAATAATGTGGTGGTAGACGGCAGAACACTTAAg gcaTCGTTAGGTACAACAAAATATTGcagttattttctaaaaaatatgCAGTGTCCAAAACCAGACTGCATGTATCTACATGAACTAGGCGATGAAGCAGCCAGTttcacaaaagaagaaatgcag GCGGGTAAGCACCAGGAATATGAACAGAAACTACTGCAAGAATTATACAAACTAAACCCCAACTTTCTCCAGTTATCTACGGGTACAGTTGACAAGAACAAGAACAAAgtgacagcactgcagag ACCCAACAATAATAACAAAGATGCCTGGCCATCATTACAGAGTTCAAGTAAATCAGCCAACGGTTTAACAATGGAACACAGGAAAACGCCTCCCATATTAGAAAATGGCACAGACCCAGAACACATGACTCCAGATGGTGCAGACTCAGATTTCGG CCCTATCGATAAACCTTCAGATTCCCTCAGTATAGGAAATGGTGACAGCTCTCAGCAG ATAACAAACAGTGACACACCTTCACCACCTCCTGGTTTAACAAAACCCAATCCAGTTATACCCATCAGTTCATCTAATCACAGTGCACGGTCTCCTTTTGAAGGGGCTGTAACAGAATCACAGTCACTCTTCTCTGACAACTTCCGGCACCCTAATCCCATCCCTAGTGGGCTTCCTCCATTCCCCAGCTCTCCACAGACTTCAAGTGACTGGCCCACAGCACCAGAACCACAGAGCCTCTTCACATCAG AAACTATACCAGTATCCTCCTCCACAGACTGGCAAGcagcttttgggtttggttCCTCCAAACAGCAAGAGGACGACTTAGGGTTTGACCCCTTTGACATCACCCGCAAAGCCTTAGCAGACCTGATTGAGAAGGAACTGTCAGTCCAAGACCAACCTTCCCTTTCGCCCACATCTCTTCAGAACCCTACCCCACACACTACAACTGCCAAAGGGCCAGGCTCTGGATTCCTGCATCCTGCTGCACCCACAAATGCCAACTCTCTCAGTAGCACCTTTCCAGTCATGCCACAGAGGTTCCCACAGTTTCAGCAACATCGAGCAGTTTACAACTCCTTCAGTTTTCCAGGCCAAGCAGCTCGCTATCCTTGGATGGCCTTCCCACGCAATAGCATCATGCACTTGAACCACACAGCAAATCCCACCTCAAATAGTAATTTCTTGGACTTGAATCTCCCACCACAACACAGCACAGGTCTGGGAGGGATCCCTATATCAG ACAACAGCAGTTCTGTAGAGAGTTTAAATATGAAGGAATGGCAGGACGGGCTAAGGGCACTTCTACCGAACATTAACATCAACTTTGGTGGACTGCCCAATGCTTCTTCCCCCTCCAACGCCAACCACAGTGTACCAACGTCCAACACTGCCACCACCGACAGCCTGAATTGGgacagccctggcagctggaTGGACCCCGCAATCATCACAG GTATCCCAGCCTCCACAGGAAACAGTTTAGACACCCTTCAAGATGACAATCCTCCACATTGGCTAAAATCTCTTCAGGCCCTCACAGAGGTGGACGGCCCCAGTGCAGCGCCATCACAGACGCACCACAGTAACCCCTTCGGCACACAGATCCCTCTGCACAGAGCCAGTTGGAATCCCTACTCTCCTCCTTCAAACCCCACCAGCTTCCATTCCCCACCTCCAGGCTTTCAGACAGCCTTCAGACCCCCCAGTAAAACCCCCACAGATCTACTACAGAGCTCAGCGCTGGATCGTCAttag